In Lotus japonicus ecotype B-129 chromosome 5, LjGifu_v1.2, one genomic interval encodes:
- the LOC130721421 gene encoding probable aspartic proteinase GIP2, protein MGMANKYSNYQNLFICTLLFLFSTTALLTQAKTSFRPKALVVPVTKDASTLQYLTKINQRTPQVPVKLVVDLGGNFLWVDCDTNYTSSTYRPARCKSTQCSLAKSIGCGTCFSSPKPGCNNNTCSLLPGNTVTEHSTIGEVAQDTLSIQSTNGLTPGRIATVSNFLFTCGSTFLLKGLKKGVSGMAGLGRTKIALPSQFSSAFSFHRKFAICLSSSTGVVFFGDGPYVLLPNVDASKGLSFTPLLTNSVSTSSAEYFIGVKSIVIDGKTVTVKSSLLAIDNNSVGGTKISTVNPYTVLEDSIFKAVTKAFINASVARNIKRVAAVKPFKVCFSGKGVGSTRLGAAVPTVEFVMQNGVTWYVFGANSVVDVHNDGSVLCLGFVNGGKNARTSIVIGGYQLENNLVQFDLAASRLGFSSLLYGRQTTCANFNFTSTV, encoded by the coding sequence ATGGGCATGGCTAACAAATATTccaactatcaaaatctattcATCTGCACTCTCCTCTTCCTATTCTCTACTACTGCATTACTTACTCAGGCCAAAACATCTTTCAGGCCCAAAGCCCTTGTTGTGCCAGTCACAAAAGATGCCTCCACACTCCAATACCTCACTAAAATCAACCAAAGAACCCCACAAGTTCCAGTAAAACTTGTCGTCGATCTCGGAGGCAATTTCTTGTGGGTCGACTGTGATACCAACTACACCTCCTCAACCTACCGCCCAGCACGCTGCAAATCCACCCAGTGCTCCCTGGCCAAATCCATCGGCTGCGGTACCTGCTTCTCATCCCCCAAGCCTGGCTGCAACAACAACACCTGCAGCCTCCTCCCGGGCAACACCGTCACCGAACACTCCACCATCGGCGAGGTCGCCCAAGATACTCTCTCAATCCAGTCCACCAACGGCCTCACACCCGGCCGAATCGCCACCGTCTCGAACTTCCTCTTCACCTGCGGGTCGACCTTTTTACTAAAAGGACTCAAAAAAGGTGTTTCTGGCATGGCCGGCCTCGGCCGGACGAAAATCGCGCTGCCGTCGCAATTCTCCTCCGCATTCAGCTTCCACCGCAAGTTCGCAATCTGCTTATCTTCATCAACCGGCGTAGTTTTCTTCGGGGACGGGCCTTATGTTCTCCTCCCCAACGTCGACGCCTCTAAAGGCCTCTCGTTCACGCCGCTGCTAACCAACTCGGTGAGCACCTCCTCCGCCGAGTATTTCATCGGCGTGAAATCAATCGTGATTGATGGAAAAACGGTTACCGTTAAATCGAGTTTGTTAGCCATTGACAATAACAGCGTTGGTGGAACCAAGATCAGCACGGTGAATCCTTACACGGTTCTCGAGGATTCTATTTTCAAGGCGGTTACGAAGGCGTTTATCAACGCGTCTGTGGCTAGGAACATTAAGAGGGTGGCGGCGGTTAAGCCGTTTAAGGTTTGCTTCAGCGGTAAGGGCGTGGGGAGTACGCGGTTGGGTGCGGCGGTGCCTACGGTGGAGTTTGTGATGCAGAATGGTGTGACGTGGTATGTTTTTGGAGCGAACTCGGTGGTAGATGTGCATAATGATGGTAGTGTTTTGTGTCTTGGGTTTGTGAACGGTGGGAAGAATGCGAGGACTTCGATTGTGATTGGTGGGTATCAGCTGGAGAATAATCTGGTGCAGTTTGATTTGGCTGCGTCTAGATTGGGGTTCAGCTCTTTGCTCTATGGAAGGCAAACCACATGTGCCAACTTCAACTTCACCTCCACGGTGTAA
- the LOC130719575 gene encoding protein FAR1-RELATED SEQUENCE 5-like, with product MSRIVSPLRMDSALNSSIEEENEWVPTCAEELKPKVGQQFNTLEEGEEFYKRYAHNAGFSVRCSSETKDKNGVKRWKYFVCSKEGYLPNKTESVVQSESTVKLKARRRSLTREGCYARAVFKLVEEGKYELNKFHESHTHALASPMKRQFLRSARKVNPVHKSLLRAYNRANIGPSKTYHLLKEQFGGYQNVGCTQRDLQNYSRDLKTLIKDSDAHVFIDNFRRKQELNPSFYYAYDVDGEGRLKCVFWADGLSRKNYSLFGDVVSFDTTYETNRYSMIFAPFTGVNHHRQCVTFGAAFLADEKADSFIWLFEKFLEAMGHHQPNIIITDQDPAMKVAIEKIFNHSAHRFCMWHIMKKVSEKVGVSLNANEEFNTDFKSCIWRSETANEFETTWKSIIIRFQLQKNDWLSHMYDIRSMWIPAYFKDIFLAGILRTTSRSESENSFYGKFLNPNVSLVEFWMRFDSAIEAQRQKELLADNDSLHSQPKLKLNRNLEKHGSNVYTHENFYKFQKELWIACVDCGVESKKEEGGLEILHIIDNSHANAKMREVAYNPSNHNAECSCKMYQSQGIPCRHILCVLKGKGLNEIPSNYILNRWTKLANRKPIFDTAENALEMCSKPENERKIISDVWDHLFKCVEKAGNSKEKLLFVMNGVIDIEKQLNEFEENPEQDMADDLQTFVGSNIPKEVEILPPRVSKTKGSGRRIKGGKEKAVEQQQKRTRLCRTCGEHGIHDSRNCPSKASS from the exons ATGAGTAGAATTGTATCCCCATTAAGGATGGATTCTGCCCTCAACAGCTCAATTGAAGAG GAAAACGAATGGGTGCCAACTTGTGCTGAAGAATTAAAGCCGAAGGTTGGACAACAATTCAATACAttagaagaaggtgaagagttTTACAAAAGGTATGCACATAATGCTGGATTTAGTGTTCGCTGCTCATCTGAAACTAAAGACAAAAATGGCGTGAAGCGCTGGAAGTATTTTGTTTGCTCAAAAGAAGGTTACCTACCAAATAAGACAGAAAGTGTGGTGCAAAGTGAATCCACAGTTAAGCTTAAGGCTAGAAGAAGGAGTCTAACAAGAGAAGGATGCTATGCAAGGGCTGTTTTCAAACTGGTAGAGGAAGGTAAATATGAACTTAATAAATTTCATGAAAGTCATACACATGCACTTGCTTCACCTATGAAGAGACAATTTTTACGATCAGCAAGAAAAGTGAATCCTGTGCACAAGAGTTTATTGCGTGCATATAATAGAGCAAATATTGGGCCTTCGAAAACTTACCACTTGTTGAAAGAGCAATTTGGGGGTTATCAAAATGTTGGATGCACACAAAGAGATCTTCAGAATTACTCAAGAGATTTAAAGACTTTAATTAAAGATTCTGATGCTCATGTATTTATTGACAACTTTAGAAGGAAGCAAGAATTAAATCCATCCTTCTATTATGCTTATGATGTAGATGGAGAAGGtagattaaaatgtgttttttggGCAGACGGTCTTTCtagaaaaaattattctttATTTGGGGATGTTGTTTCATTTGATACTACTTATGAGACAAATAGATATTCAATGATTTTTGCACCATTTACTGGAGTAAACCATCATAGGCAATGTGTTACTTTTGGAGCAGCATTTTTAGCAGATGAGAAAGCTGATTCATTCATTTGGTTGTTTGAAAAATTTTTAGAAGCCATGGGTCACCATCAACCAAACATTATAATAACAGATCAAGATCCTGCAATGAAAGTAGCTATAGAGAAGATTTTTAATCATTCTGCTCATAGATTTTGTATGTGGCACATTATGAAGAAAGTTTCTGAAAAAGTTGGTGTTTCATTGAATGCCAATGAGGAGTTCAACACTGATTTCAAGTCATGTATTTGGAGATCGGAGACAGcaaatgaatttgaaacaacATGGAAATCTATCATTATTAGATTTCAATTACAAAAGAATGATTGGCTCTCACATATGTATGATATTCGAAGCATGTGGATCCCAGCTTACTTTAAAGATATTTTTTTAGCTGGGATATTGAGAACAACCTCAAGATCAGAAAGTGAGAATTCTTTCTATGGTAAATTTTTGAATCCTAATGTTAGTTTGGTTGAATTTTGGATGAGATTTGATTCTGCTATCGAAGCACAGAGGCAAAAGGAACTACTTGCAGATAATGATTCACTTCACTCACAACCAAAACTGAAGTTGAATCGCAATTTAGAAAAGCATGGATCAAATGTTTATACTCATGAGAACTTTTATAAGTTTCAGAAAGAGTTATGGATTGCATGTGTGGATTGTGGAGTTGAAAGCAAGAAAGAGGAGGGTGGACTGGAAATATTGCATATAATCGATAACAGTCACGCCAATGCTAAAATGCGAGAAGTGGCTTATAATCCTTCTAATCACAATGCAGAATGCTCTTGCAAAATGTATCAATCTCAAGGAATACCTTGTAGACACATACTTTGTGTTCTAAAAGGGAAAGGATTAAATGAGATCCCAAGTAATTACATTTTAAATAGGTGGACTAAGTTGGCAAATAGAAAACCTATTTTTGATACTGCTGAGAATGCATTGGAAATGTGTTCTAAACCAGAAAATGAGAGGAAGATCATTTCAGATGTATGGGATCACTTATTCAAGTGTGTGGAGAAGGCGGGAAATAGTAAAGAAAAATTGCTTTTCGTGATGAATGGAGTTATTGACATTGAAAAGCAATTGAACGAGTTTGAAGAGAATCCTGAACAAGATATGGCTGATGACTTGCAAACTTTTGTTGGATCCAATATTCCTAAAGAAGTGGAAATCCTTCCCCCACGGGTTTCAAAAACAAAGGGAAGTGGAAGACGAATCAAAGGTGGAAAAGAGAAGGCTGTAGAACAACAacagaaaagaacaaggctttGTAGAACTTGTGGCGAACATGGAATTCATGACAGTCGTAACTGTCCCTCAAAAGCATCTTCCTAG